The stretch of DNA TAATATAATAATGCCTTTGTATATTGTTCTATTGATCAGTGTTAGAGATGCAATTAATAATGTGTTCTGCTTGCTTTCTTTCAGCAGGAATCATCGTCTTCCAGAAGAATCCTTTTTGAATAGTATTTTTATGGATCAACTGGGGTACAATGTCCGTTTTTATATCATCAATCAGGTAGCCTGGTGAAATAGCAGGTAGGGGTGTTTCGAAATTATAAGGATAATTTTTAGATACATTGAATTCCAGATTGCCTATTTTGAAAGTGCTGAAAGATGTTGGCTCGTACACAGAAGGTTTGTATAGCTGTTCTTTTTCAAACTTTCCCATAAACGAAGCCATTTTGTAACTGGGAAGATGTGTAGCAATAAAGGCAGGAAAGGATAAAAATAAGATTACAGCAATACTCATCGCTGAGAATATAAGGAGTGCTTTTTGCCGATTGAAATATTTGAAAAAGATGACGAAGAAGATCACAAAAAATACGTCGAGAAAAAAACGATATTGAGCAGAAAAAAGAAGAACTAAAATACTTTTAATAAGTAAAGAGCCTGCAATTAAATACGCCATTTTATCTTTTTTTCGCCAGGAAAAAATACTGAAACCTATGAGTCCTAAGATCAGGAGAATATTAATTTTAGATTTGATCCCATTTAAGAAAAGCCAGTTTTTAATATAATCTGATGAGGTGAATTGTTGTATTTCTTCGTAAGAATACTGCATATCATAGGTCTTTTGGATAGCATATTGAGAAGATATTTTTAAGACTTCAGGATTAGGTTTCCAGTAAACTCCGATATCACCGACAGGAACGGGAAAGATAGGGTAGCCGAATGTCCAGATGTTTTTAAGAAAGAAAAGTAAAATTAACAGGAACCCAGGAATAAGAGTTTTTAGGGTGGGTTTTATGATAAAAGCAGAGTAGGACAAAACCAGAATAGGGAGCCAGATCATAGTCGGTTTTATGGCAAAAACAAAAGCAGAGAATAGAAAGAGATGAGATGCCTTGGCATTTCCGGATATGATTTCGTTTAAAATAACTAATGAGAAGATAATGACTGGCAGATCCGGGCTTGGAGATTGAGAAAATAACAGCATAACCGGAATAAACAAGAGCTGGATCCATGATTGCTTTTCAATAATATAGATGCTATATACAAGGAGAATAATGGCATTTATTCTTAAAAAAGGATCCGAGAAATTAGAAAATCCAGCCTGGAAAATATGCCAAACTGACATTTGTCCGAGGCTGAGATCCAGATTGGAAATGCCTTTTATCAGTCCGTATTCTGAAAGCCATTTTATTGAGGGCACATAATATCCAAAATGATCTAATATGTAAGGATAGTATGAACTGCAAAAAAGGATAATTAATGTTACAGCAGAAAATAAAAAGATATCTTTTTTCAGGAACCTGTACCACTCAATATATAATCTTTCTTTAAAAAAGAAAAGAAGGCCTATCATAATTACAGGCATTTCTACATA from Chryseobacterium piperi encodes:
- a CDS encoding LIC_10190 family membrane protein, which gives rise to MILILLSSILILSALSGLGKAMESFAGTLNGIAGKILAGILTVSTLWTMVSFFIPLDIYVEMPVIMIGLLFFFKERLYIEWYRFLKKDIFLFSAVTLIILFCSSYYPYILDHFGYYVPSIKWLSEYGLIKGISNLDLSLGQMSVWHIFQAGFSNFSDPFLRINAIILLVYSIYIIEKQSWIQLLFIPVMLLFSQSPSPDLPVIIFSLVILNEIISGNAKASHLFLFSAFVFAIKPTMIWLPILVLSYSAFIIKPTLKTLIPGFLLILLFFLKNIWTFGYPIFPVPVGDIGVYWKPNPEVLKISSQYAIQKTYDMQYSYEEIQQFTSSDYIKNWLFLNGIKSKINILLILGLIGFSIFSWRKKDKMAYLIAGSLLIKSILVLLFSAQYRFFLDVFFVIFFVIFFKYFNRQKALLIFSAMSIAVILFLSFPAFIATHLPSYKMASFMGKFEKEQLYKPSVYEPTSFSTFKIGNLEFNVSKNYPYNFETPLPAISPGYLIDDIKTDIVPQLIHKNTIQKGFFWKTMIPAERKQAEHIINCISNTDQ